Genomic DNA from Porites lutea chromosome 4, jaPorLute2.1, whole genome shotgun sequence:
GGTGTAGTTGATGGTTTCGGTGAGGAAGGTACGTTCGTCGTCCCTGGAAGATACACCTATAGCTATAAATTCTCACGAGTATTATCTTAGAAAACTAGAAATACATTCATCGTAAATCCTCGTGAAGCTGTAAAGGGCCAACAGTATGAGTacagagaaacaaaacaacatgtAGAATAAATATAAtggttgaaaacaaaaaaaaatgaacaaacaaaacaaaatagtaaATGATACTGGTACGTTTTCCTTGTTTATATTTAATATAGAGCATTAAGTTTCGAGTTCATTGAACTACTCAAAAAGTATGAAGATGAAATATCTCAGACGAAAATATACAGGCAAAGTTTAGCCGTATGTTCACCTGGTTTAAAGATAATTTGAAGCCGTTAAGTTTACTTTTATACGCAATTACctgataataaattaatttgATCTTTTTCATTAACTTTTTGGACAGTGGTTTCAAGTATCACCATGCAGTCTCATTGCTTTTTTAGCATGCTGTTACCTGATACACTGGGTGGTTTAGTTGCGGCAGATGAACCAGGTGTTTGGCCTaaatttattatatatatatatatatatatacacccgttttcaaaaaggttttcatatggagagatatatagatagatatatacttttgttttcttgcacatgcgcccgtgtgcatttacacttgttattgtccaacttgtgaaaaaacttggttcaacgataaattttcttttcgtcaggttctttgttccaatttgtcaattaaaagaataatgcACGAgtattgtctgcaattctcttgatttgcattctcttgaaacttaaagaatgaggagttcggtcacttgtaggtcaaataattgttgtcgttacaggataaggggaaaaacgcagatgaaatgaaaaaaaaaaatgtgttttctaaaccgctgagaaggactggatgtgacggtggatgtccatattggatatgtgggaaggagcaacaatattatatcagttgattaaaacggactaagaCGTTGGCGAGGTTCATAAAAGCAGAccttatcataaccatgatgagctggTCATATATCTTAATTTCTCagcttttttcgtgtaaaatcacggcctgAAAGGCAACGTCTCATTGAAGACAGAAAAATTTCTCGGCCAGCAAATGCTgtcaagttagtttacagtttctcttaagcacgtccctggacagcgcattttttaatatactcaatcaataaaaatgcttcgtcacttgctacagatgccatggcatttggccTACGAATTCGGTGACGCCCGTATAACTCGCGGAacggctgcttcgcgggatgttttcctcattcccaaaatcagctatataattcgccattgtaaatttgtatcgcagggcgcatgtatttttcgaaaagaaaaaaacaaactcaaaacgacatgtcaaattggaacaaaaaacccgacgaagaaaaaatttatcattgaaccgagtttttcacaagttcgACAATAAGAAGTGCAAAATgtacacgggcgcacgtgcaagagaataaagtatatatctatctatatatctctctgtatgaaaacctttttgaaaacgggtgtatatatatatatatatatatatatatatatatatatatatatatatatatatatgtatatatatatatatatacacccgttttcaaaaaggttttcatatagagagatatatagatagatatatacttttgttttcttccacgtgcgcccgtgtgcatttacacttgttattgtccaacttgtgaaaaaacttggttcaacgataaaaattcttttcgtcaggttctttgttccaatttgtcaattaaaaaaataatgcacgagtattgtctgcaattctcttgatttgcattctcttgaaacttaaagaatgaggaattcggtcacttaTAGGTCAAAgaattgttgtcgttacaggataaggggaaaaacgcagatgaaatgaaaaaaaatgtgttttctaAACCGCTGAGAAGGACTGGATGTAACGGTGGatgtccatattggatatgtgggaaggagcaacaatattatagcagttgattaaaacggactaagaCGTTGGCGAGGTTCATAAAAGCagactttatcataaccatgatgagctggTCATATATCTTAATTTTTCAGCCTTTTTGcgtgtaaaatcacggcctgtaaggcaacgtctcattgaagacagaataaactctcggctCGCAAATGCTgtcaagttagtttacagtttctcttaagcacgcctctggacagcgcattttttaatacactcaaTCAAtgaaaatgcttcgtcacttgctacagatgtCATGGCATTTGGCCTACTAATTCGGTGACGCCgataactcgcggatcggctgcttcgcgggatgttttcctcattcccaaaatcagctatataattcgccattgtaaatttgtatcgcagggcgcatgtatttttctaaaaaaaaaaacaaactcaaaacgacatgtcaaattggaacaaaaaacccgacgaagaaaaaatttatcgttgaaccgagtttttcacaagttggacaataagaAGTGcaaaatgcacacgggcgcacgtgcaagagaataaagtatatatctatctatatatctctctctatgaaaacctttttgaaaacgggtgtatatatatatatatatatatatatatatatatatatatatatatatatatatatatatatatatatatatatatatatacatatatatatatatatacatatatatatatatacatatatatatatatatatatatatagagagagagagagagagagagagagagagagagagagagagagagagagagagagagagagatttatatatataaaaagcGACACGGTTAAGTTTGTTACACAATAATTAGGTAACTATtactgtaggctcttagccattCAGAGGATAGATAGTGttatgtataataataattatgttattgttgTTCGGTTTGAATCCTGAAAAGCTTCGTGTTTGAAACTATTGCGGCTACGATGCTGTAAGTTCTATTGATTTGATGAACTGATGGTAGACTACGAtcattctttcttttccttccgATTTATTGAGGGTGGTACACGGGAACGAGCGTTCAGCGGCGACGACCCGAGACGCGAGAGACAagggcggcagcccgagaagaaaaatgGAATTTCCTACGTTTGAGTGAATACGAATTAGCCGGAAATGAAATTTTCTGCGGCAGGGGAGCAGTGGGGACTggggcaacaacaacaacaacaacaacaacaacaacaacaagaagctttatttgcatgactataacaaAGTATTACTAAACAGTATTGCatgcaaaagctacttgaatttaattattgattccttatttaaattaattatttaaaataactttaaatataataaaaattgcTTATTTTCAGCCATtagtaggattaattattccggagaCCATTTTTTCTCTCAATTCAAAACAAGatgatataaatgaaattaattggatgttaataaaatagtcagtagAATTAATTAGAAGTGATAATAAGGTCGCATGTGATTGCATGTAGTCGTAGAAAAGGTATTAATAAGCCTTCTAGTTTAGAGACATGTCTCTTATCGAAGAAAAAATTGGACCATCTAATAAAAGGTGAGTTTCATCTTCGATTCTGTTGCAATTGCAGAGACTAAAAAAACCATTCACCGCGTGTTATattgtcgtatctacctgttAACGTATAGGTTAAAGAGAAAAGGACCTTGACGCACACCTCTAGTGTATTGAAAAGGTTGTGTTTGGCTTTTTCCAATCCTAATTTAACAGGTAGAGTTTGAGTATAAACATTTATTTGTAACAGCTTGTATAAGAGTCCATCGTGCCAGACCGAATCTGAAGTGCAGCATGGGTAAAATGGAGAGCTATAAAAGGGATTCTTATCACGTGGGAAAGTAATCTGAGCCGACACCTCGTTTAGCCCgcgttattatttatttattgtctttttaTTTACTGAATTTAGTAAGTAACAGACTGAATTTCGCGAGGGTTTTGGcttgtttcctttattttttgtatattGTTTTCGACTACCATTATTTTGAGTTTATCGCGCTTTGTTGGGATACATTCTAAGTAAAGTAACGTACGAGGGTAGAGACCTTGGGCTTTTCAGAGCATGATCATGGCTCCTTCCCAGATTCCCTGGGTGGTTTTTCCCTACTCGGTTTTTTCCCGGCAGGTATTTTTCTGGCTTTTGTACTTACAGTATTCTTTTTAAACTGTCTCTAAACCCTGTTCTAGTTTATCGACCACATATTTGAATGTAACAGAAGTTGTAGTAGAACGTATTGTTATAGCTCTTGGTGTTTGGTCTAAACTGCCAAAATAAACCTATGGTTTTTCAATTCATGTTGTGCTGCGTAGTCGGACCCGAAATAAGAAGAGAGTTTCCTACAGCCAGAGCAAAAAGAATTATGCGTTGCTCTCACGACTCAAAAATAGTTACAATTTGCTTATGAATGAAGCGTTGACAACAACTGTCAACAACCGAAACCACTGACAAGTTGATGATGACTGAAGTATGCAGGAATGTCTGTCACGTAGTCCAAAAAACAGGAACGTTAAAGTCAGAGCAAAGTGAAGCATTAGAAGCTCTCATCTCGGGACGTGAAGTTATTGTAATTATGCCGACTGGGTTTAAGAAAAGCCTGTATATTTCACGCCTCTTCTCTCTTGCGCCTTCCGTCAAGCGCTAGAGACTGTTCGTAGTCTATATTCATGGCTGCTTGGATGATCGATAGTTTGAATGAAGCAAAAACGAAGGCAATGAAGTTTAAGTAATCATGGTCGTAAAACATCAACAGGAGCGCAAAccacaagaacaaaaaaacttgACCTGAAAAAAAGTCTTGGAAAGGTGGTGTAATGATGTATGTTAACCAAAGggaaaaagagttaaaaaaaggaTATGCCCCCCCTTTTAACAGCATAAATACAAACAAACACTGAGGAGAGGACAATTTCGTGCAAGCTAAGCTTAAGTGGCGATTTCTGAAATTTCTCCATCAGTTGGCGcgttaaaataaaattgcaaagaCGTTAATTGCGTTTGTTTCTTTATAAGCTCGATCCTTTTCTCCAACGTTCTTtccaaaaatacatttttctcGGTAAAGCCGTTAACATAGGACTTGACTTTCCTGTTGAAAACGTTTGAGTTTAGGCCCTCAGAAGACCCCATCCGAAGAAAATTTTAGAACAACGGAGTCGTGTTCCTTTATTTTCCCGCCACTCACTGACCCGAGTGTCATTGGCCCCAGTTGCAGACTGACTTGTGACCTTCGAATCGATGCCTTTTTCTAAAGAGTAAATTCACTTTAATATTCTCTGCTCAATAAGGCGTTGGAAATAAAGTGAGGTGGTtcgaaaacaaaagataaacgaagaGGTTTACTTTTCCAAAGAAACTGACACGTTACGGCGGTGGTTGTGGGATCAGGTTCAAAAATTTAGCTTTATAAACGAAGGTGATATGATTTAAATTATAGATTGGCCTCCGTAGGTAGATTGAGAAACTGACGTTGCGGCGCTAGTCATTCGTCAAAACGATAACTTCCGCGTAcataaacaaacgaaaaaagaattaaaagaaaatataaataacaGTGGTTGACAAGAACCTAATAATTCATAACAACGCCTTCCTTCTGTACCTAATACGTGGAGGAACGACATCCTTTTTTGCGATCAAGAGGAAGTGGTGCAGGTCTGGATACAAGAAATGATAGATAAGCCCCTTGCAGTAAGTAAGAAAGGAGAATGGTACCTTTTTACTTACTTTGTAATGCGCAGAATCGACACAAATATCACATGATACGAAGACAAGTACAGTGTCAAATGACGGACAAACACTAAAAATCATCGCACTTCCTATGGATGATTTTATTGCAGCCCTTTAgtgtggatttccactgtcacgtaaCCTTTACGTGCAAGTAGAATAAAGCCATTGTGTGAAGGTTCAGGCGTTGGACATTAAAGGTCCAACTTAACTCAACGTTTACGTTTAGacacaaacaattaaaaagataaacaatAGTTTCACTCATCACCTACCAGCAGGAAGTGTCACTTGTGGAGGGGAGGTGGTAGTGACACTCGGCGTGGTGGGCTTTCCTCCGCCTGCAGAATAAAAGATAAGTCAGATATGAGCATTCAATTTGAAAGTTCATCAAGAAGTCATCGTTTGAAAGTTCATAAGTTGTCGTAGAACGAGTTGAGATACACTTTTATGCCCATGAGTCGATTGAGTATaatcgtccaggtgaacgtagtcctgaataggactgttgttgttgacatgactgacgtttcgacaacttgTGCgttagtcatcttcagagtcacagtgagttgtatcacgtcggTTGATGTtgttaaactctggttattgacctgattggtaaATTAAGTCTCGATATTAtcggtcgtctgtcagttaagccgtgatgttattggctatgaagaatcGTAATGTCAGAATGTATTTTACAGATATTTTGCTTAGAATCACGTAACATATGCGACATTTACGTTTAACATAGACTTGAAGTCTAATTTCAAATATAAGGACAAGTCTTCGTTTTATTGTCGGATACGAAATGTTAAGCGAGTGCGTCACTAAATCAAATGGCCGGGAATAAGAGGTAAGCCTTTTCCTCGATTGCATgatactgctttctgtccaaaaaaaaaaacatttgaaaatcatTGTTGCAGAGCTTTTGGTTCTTCTGTAATATATAAAATCGTAAAAGTTTGCATGcagtttttcaccttgcttgctTGGAGCTGATGTAGGCATTGTGCTTGTGTTAATTGATAtgttaattttaatattttgtgtGATCGACGTGGGCGCTGGAGTGGTTGCGCTTGGGCTTGTTGATGGCGTGGGGTCCGAAATAGTCCCtgtcaaaaaagagaaaaattgctCGGTGTTTTTTTCAAACGAATGGAAAGTAgataatctataaataaatacaattGGAATTGTTATTCAGTCCTAAAGACGTTTGTGCTTCTAGCGTCTATTTGTACCATTTGGAATGAATCTCTCATGCAAGATTTTTTGCAATTAATAGGGGCCAAGACTATTTAAAAGCGTAATTATACTGTAGAAGACAAACTAGccttaattatttattttttcaattgcatttttgaggagttttcaaagcaaaaatgcATAAGACGACAACGCACCTGGTGGGAAGACATTGTCTTTGAAAACCATAGGCCCTCCTCCATTACCCCGAGGACTGTAGCGTGCCACTAAAATAAAGCCGTACTTCTTGCTTTTGGCAGTGCCAATTCCGAAATGATGCGATTTTCTCCAGACTTCCtgcataaaaaataatggcGTTTTGTATGAGACGTAAtcaaagttttaaataaaaaaaatgttcgtttctAAGTAGTATAGCAGGGATGAAATCATCCGTTTTTGGCGCAGGAAAGTCATAAACTagcgcaggaatacattaacgccaatGGCGCCTTAGCGTGTTGTCTtaatctcatgaataaaatgcggatGAAAGGATGTGTTCGTAGTAGAgcgaaaacaataaaaatctggtggtggtagtggtggtggtggaaggTGTGGTTGTGAAATGTGGTGCGGTTGTGGCGGTGATCATGGTGGGGGGAAAACAATACAGATGTGgtgtgatggtggtggtggaagaaaaacaatagaaatgtggttgTGGCAGTGATGGGGGTGgactgggaaaacaatagaaatgtagtGACGATGTTGGTGGTAGTGGACGGAGAATATAAATTACAGGAGCAGCGAAATTTTTGAATTGTTGAGAAACAGGAATAGGTCAGGCTAAGTAAAAAAACTATTTTGGTTCTCAATGGTTCTTGCCATTTGAGCTCAAGTTCTATCATAATTCCCTTTTATATGACGAAAATTCACGGTGTAGATTTTATACGGTCGAATTTTTTATCGGAGGAAAGAAATCGAACTTGGTGACAACAGTCTACACATTCGACATAGAATTCATTTACAGATGCTGGCATAGGAAAATCCTTTGATTAAAAGTTAACGCGCCCAAATAGGCGCTTGATGGCAAATATCCTTTCCTGTTTTCGCTGCTATGAAGCTGTGGGTTCATATGAAGAATGAAGATGAAAACATCACCTCAAACAGAAAGTGAATAATTTGGAAGGAACTTTAGCAGATTCTTTTATATTATTGCATAATTACAACTGTATCAACAACTGTTGATAACAACAGCTATTGTTTATTGCAGCACTGGCTCTGCTCATATCTAAGTACAAAGCTCCCTTGTTAAACATGACTGTGCACCGTGTTCAGAGGTCATCACCTAAGACATTAAGGCTATATTCACaatatactggatagcttttacGCCGGCACGTGAATCATACCGGGTAAGGCTTTTGTTCACATATAAAAACGGTGATGTTGCTCTATGTCTGTAACGGAGAGCAACTGCTTTGCTCCGATCTCTGAAGTGGAGAGCCACATATCTCTccatataagggaatccaagaaaGTCTAAGATTCTGTATTCcatgctgtggattccggattctttgtaCTGGGTatcggattctttgtcagttgAACTCCGGATTCTAGTTGTCAGTAGGATCTGGACTCGTTGAACCGTATTCCTTATTCAACAGCCCAGGAATTTGGGTAGCACAACTAAAATTAtccagattctggattccacgagcaaaattGTTCCGTATTCCAGAATGCGGAATCCCTTACGTGGGCGCCACATTTCGGATAGGTTTCTTTCGTGTCCGCGCGATAAGGTATCCTCTATTGAATGAACATAGCCTAATAAAAATAGTGAAAACTATTAAAATTGCTGGAGTTGTCCATGCAAACTGGTACCTGTGTAAAGTGCATCACTACTCCACTGGGTGTCTTGGCTTTACCCAAGTCAAAATCGTAATTCTTGACCTCATCATACCAATCATCAACAATTTCTGCGCACTGGACGCAATCGTCCCTTTTTGGACCCTGACATTTCCTCTTGAAAGGTTTAAAGTAGGCCAAGTTTTCTCCTTGATTCTTGGCTTGCATGCTGATATAGTCGTGGTGAAATACGTTGCTGTTTGCTAGCCTATTTGCCCAGGCTTGTGCATCAGCCGCGAGGGTGTTGGACCAAGTTAAGTCTGGAACGCCGTGTCGTCTTCTCAGTTGATTGGTTGCCTGTAAACAGTTATTCTCAAAGATGTCCAATGACAAAGCTGTGTTCAAAATCAAATAATGAACGTTTCAGGAAAGTCCAATGATAAAAGGCCTGCTAAGCGTGAGCGAGACCCGCGACACCATGTGCACAACGGATTTGTTCACGAATACTGTGGGTATGATGTATTGTTTTAATGAACAGATACACTTGCACAAAGAAAAGCGCAATCGCTAGATGAAAGCAATAATGTAAAGGTAAAATGAAATTGTTACATGACAACGACCTACGGCCTTAACAGGGAAATGTACGTGTATGACCTCATGAGAAGACGTATCTAAACATTAATCCCGACCAATAGGACCACAAATCTATGAGCTGTAGGGGATAATAAAATCCACTGCAAAAGATACAAAGAAACTAATCGATACCAATAACacttaaataataaaactagtcaaaatcaaatcaaataaaCTTGAGTGGCCCTGAAGAAGAATTTGTTGCCTGACATTATTAACAAAGTAGAAATGTGTACATGCGACAAAAAGATTTAAAGCAGTACTATAGAAACTAAATCTACGTAGGTCTTAGGAATAACAACATAAATTAAAGATTGACGTACCCAAtgaaattaaaacttgaaaaccaagaaaaccAAGCATAGCGTCtagcttttagctctggctctCTTTTCTTGTCTATTAATAATGACGACCTGAAGGTTCAAACTAGATTATAAAAAAGTATTAGTTACAATTTCAAGTAATGGTCAATTCGAGAAGAACCACACCGCGGAAATGCTTTCGATTGGTAGTCATGTGTCTTAATAAAAGAGATATATAAGCGCGAGAGGTGGTGTGCGGGAAGATCATGGCGTCACATTAATGTGGCATTTGCGAATAAAAATGAACACAAATCCCATCAATAGTAGTGTTACCTACCAGTAAAGGTGAATATTGTTGTCGTCTGCTTCAGTCTTTCTATCCACTAAACATTTCACAAGACCTTTCTTCTCCAAATTTAAACTTTCAGTGAATTCATTACTTTCTTGCAATCGACTATAGTTTCAAGGTTATTTATTATTGACACTTACTGCTTTGTCTATCGCGCCAAAGGGTAAGAGATCGTCGTAGCGGGTTCACAGGTGGAAGATGGAAATCATGACACGCCCTGTTAAACATGCATGTGTTGTTCACAATTAGTTAACAGTGACCTTTTGTTATCGCTTAGCACctcttatttcttttctttgtaacgaAAATCTACAGTGAGTGCCTTCTGTGAGCCAAAGATAAAGTAGAAGTAAGAGTTAAGTTGCGCTC
This window encodes:
- the LOC140935726 gene encoding uncharacterized protein, which encodes MLGFLGFQVLISLALSLDIFENNCLQATNQLRRRHGVPDLTWSNTLAADAQAWANRLANSNVFHHDYISMQAKNQGENLAYFKPFKRKCQGPKRDDCVQCAEIVDDWYDEVKNYDFDLGKAKTPSGVVMHFTQEVWRKSHHFGIGTAKSKKYGFILVARYSPRGNGGGPMVFKDNVFPPGTISDPTPSTSPSATTPAPTSITQNIKINISINTSTMPTSAPSKQGGGKPTTPSVTTTSPPQVTLPAGTLPPGVSTTKPTKAPGSGKNESDKCQYFVVNSTTYTYAIVQKCKGKPNVTFVPQAPPKPCEPNPCKNGATCEVLGGLNFTCICPQGYSGQLCQERGPSEEEIKDALMLTNLYRAMHQAPPVIWSKEMAAKAQDWADKLAREQRLVHENESSADYGENLAEVGGDDKALLRAIDAWYKEFTNYNFNDPTFTTDTGHFSQLVWGATNQFAMAKAKARDVPNVYVVARYKPAGNVVNQFQMNVKPKPQ